The DNA region atgtggttcaaatttgccttttgcaagaattgaatctaaaacctctcacttacaagtgatgagaaaatcactaaatcgtagtactaagtggcttggAAGTTTAGCTTTTAGAAtacttttaattttgaaatttgcCCAAAGTCATAAAATTTGTCagagtaatgctacacttaCCACATCTTTTATACtatatttgtatcatctctctaaGAGATATAGAACTCACTAATATATGTGAGTCTCATCTCTGTTAAAGAAATGGTACAAAATGTGATATGAAAATTGTGGTAGAAGTAACATTTTTGTAATAGAAATGATTTATAATACTTGGCTACCCAAAAGATAAGTACAAATTCTCACTCAAGAGTTTTTGTTTCCAATTCATAGAACATTGTGTGTATAATCATAACCTTTCATATTATTAATCATTCTATACAGACTATCTCTGCAAAAATTTCAATTAAAACAACGTTGTTTAGTTATTGAACAATATAAAAATAGATGGACACAAATGGTAAGAATCATTACCAACTGTTGATCTATTTGCTGCAGTTGATTAACTAAAcgactttagttttaattcaaatatttgcaaaaatgatctttataaagtgatttataatatgaactaTTCCGATCACGAAGAATTTTGAGTAAGTGTTCCTACTTATTCTTGAGTAATCAATCATTGTTCTTTCTacacactcatttttttttaagttgcacacctttttttttattcatggaTATTCTGTAACTTTTTAATGTAACGATCACAAATAAATATGGATTGTGCGTGTGGTGAAAAATAATGTGTTGAAATCTTCGGTAACTAATATGGAGTGATTTCTACCCATCATTTTACACCTTCTGCATTCTCActtaattttggtatttgattctattttaatttgttcaatTCAGTGACTAGATAAGGAGTTTGTAGAAAGTGAAAATGTGTGTAAAAATCGTTTTTGACGAGTATGTTTGAAGAGAGTACTACGAAAAATTTAAGTTCAAAGTGGTCATCCATGGATTTCAAATTTAAAACTGCATTCATATGTACACTCCTAGTCCCGTAAGCTCCACTAAAACATATAGTTCACTCAAAAAGGGCCAAAACCTTTACATTTCTCGATTTTTCCAAAAACTAGCCGAGAAACTAACCTTGAGAAATTGACGGAATTACTCTTTAAAAGTGTATCACATGTTAAGTTACATGACTTAAACTTCTCAGCCTGACTTGCCGAGATTAAGTCGAAGATGGTGGATCATTGAATGAGGAACCACTCCATGCATCTTCTACGTGTTCCCTCGTCTTCCACTCTATGCATGACAATGAGACAttgcatatttttgtattttcttaaaTCTCAAAGCTTGAGAATTCTTTCTCTTTTTCACCTTTTTACGTTGCCTCTTCCACCATATCTTGGCTATTGGAGTGGAATTGAGTTGACCATACATATCTTCAATTTTTGGTTCGATTCCAAACTCTTCCATAATTCGGTAAGTGAACTACaagtggatctttggaagcatTTAGAGTAAATGAATCTAGAGCCTTAGAATCAATGGATTCAAAGAGATAAATTTGCTTCAACACTAGAATTTCAGTAGGGAGTAACCGGTTGGTGAAGGTAGTTTGACTAGTTGGCCCAAGCAAAGGTTCCTCCATCTTTGAGTTTTCGATCTTTTCTTCGTCTTCAATTAGTTCATTCAATTCGTTTGAGTTTTCGATCTTTTCTTCGTCTTCAATTCGTTGTCGATCTCCTCCTCACTTCTTAATGTGGTGATAGCATTGTCTTGTTCATGGCACGTATTTTGCTCCATTTGATTAGCTTCAAATTCACTTGGTAACAGTTCTTGccttgcattcatttgatgtgGACGTGTGCTACTTTCTCAAGTTCTATCACATGGATTGCTGAGACTATATACGTTTGATTGCAGTTGAATAtcctttccttttctccttagtAGGGTGTAATATAAATAACATGTAAACAATTGACATATAGTTGGTTCAAaatctatatataaagccaaagAAAAGGTGAATACTGATTTTGGTGtcaccaagcttcaacaaaaatatttagacAAAAATGTCCCCAAGACAAAAATCTTCAAAATcatccaaaataatgcatcaattAAGGCAGggtcattttcatcattttaatagtatttttttaataattattttttttgtggtttgttttttgtttttgtttgttttttataattagtacctcacaataggctagcaataatgtgattcaatttctctattttaaacatgttcaaaatatcttaagaggcgtgtaatgttggttataaaaaaggtcatTCACACGTGGATactaatgtgattaaattagttgtcaaatgattgttttttttttaacaaacgatattatctacactaagggggaggggtgggCTTTGCCTCACAATGGGTTACCACTAATGTGATTTAATAAATTGtttgttaaatattattttatctatttttaaacacattcaaaacatcttaagaggcgtgtaatgccagttataaaaaaagATCTTTCGCACACAAATAATAatgtgtttaaattacattaaattagttgtcaaataattttttttaacaaacgatattatctacattttctctattcttaatgtaaattctatagagaccgattttattatgtgaattcagttgctttaattggtttataagAGATTTTTTCTaacatgatctaagattattcatttacttcaaatatttgactttccttttgtcaatttacgcatataaatacatttaaaacgtgtaagtcacGCGTAACACGCCgtaattcaaaaaatgtcttcgtcattttaattagttttcttgtgttgtgtttttttgtgtgctgtttttttaattagtacctcacaataatgtgattcaatttctctattttaaaacacgttcaaaacatcttaagaggcgtgtaatgctggttataaaaaaggtatttcgcacgcagataataatatgattaaattagttatcaaatgattgtttttctcatttatacaaacaatattatctacactaagggggagaggGTGACccagcaataatatgattcaataaattatttattaaatattattttctctatttttaaacacgttcaaaacatcttaagagacgtgtaatgccggttataaaaaaagtatttcacatgcagataataatgtgattaaattagttgttaaatgattatttttttttggagaaattaggttctcatcattcattttgctactccattgattaaaatcctattccttttcaatttttgattaaggtccttgggtattaataacatcattaattatttcaataataaaatattttttatttctaaatatattcatttaatgttaaaaatgttacaattagtatatttatatttatgaaaaaaaaatttatcatatatttttagttttagtttgtacccattttaatttgcaacctttttttaatttataccaattttcttttcagttttaatttgtactcatatattaatttctttttgtgcccatattttttaaagttttatttgtatttgtacccatattttttataaaatttatttgtacccattttttattttgccaaaagtacccatgctaattatatgtgcCCATTCATGtacttttttcaaatttttaatcttaaagtGTACtgattcttaaatataccaatttgttatatgaaaaatgtaccattttttaaatataaaatctattcaattttttcctaatccatttttaaacttatatgagttcattcttttttctttgattttaaaatgtatccatgtcaagtttaatcgaagaaatttactaatgttattaagtctaatatcttttttttttttttttgtgattttcaagaatgtacccatgttttgattcaataattttttggttaattttgatgaatgtacccatgtttacacacacacacacaataatatatttatattttaatatttttaatcccacaaattatgattttttatttaaaatctcatttatataaacaactataatttttaatttttaatttaaaaaatatagtaacgtatatagaaataaattatcacattaatttcagggacttcgataaaaatttgaaaaccaacaaggtttcaattaAAGAATATTCATAGCTAGAGACCGCATCCAAATTCTCCCTTAGCcccacaatggactagcaataatgtgattcaatcagttgtttattaactATTATTTTGTCtactcttaatgtaaattctatagagaccgattttattatgtgaattcagctgctttaattggtttataagAAGTTTCTTCTAgtatgatctaagattattcatttacttcaaatatttgactttccttttgtcaatttacgcatataaatacatttaaaacgtgtaaatcGCGCATATCatgccgtgattcaaaaaatacctTATGCACGAGCAAGCGCGTGCATGAAGGTTAGTACATGGAAAACAATATGctcgttcaaaaaaaaaaaaacagtatgcAAAATAAGATGTTCTGATAAACAATACACAAGGATACACATATAGAAAGGTTTAAGACCAATTACAACCATATGTTTTAACAGTCATTCCAATTACACACAAAAACACATCTAAAGTAACGCTAATATGTAGACTGATAAAAACTCCGACAGTCTTGCAGTAGCAGCTGCAGAACAAACAAAAGTATTGCCAATACAGTGAGAACTACGGCTTGGTCGATACATTAATCTGGAAAAGATATCATCTCCGGATCGTATGCCTCATTCCTATgtcctgagggggcgcaaaacaaacatgagtcaaccaagttgatatataagtaatacAAACATAGTTATTCCATaatgtactaacccccaaagtttatgaaaactaatagcataatatgtgataggttttttgaaaaccctagcatgccataaaacctttcataaaacatatatcatatatagtgtgctaactagtggtatcaTATATAAGTATCTTTTGGCTGAAGCCATCTACCAACGCCCGATCGAAGCTTATATATAAGTATCTCCTGGCCGAAGCTAATATAAGTATCTCCCGACCGAAGCCATCTACCAACGCCCTgccgaagccaatataagtatctCTTGGCCGAAGCCATCTACCAACACCCGGTCGAATCCAATATATAAGTATCTCCTGGCCGAAGCCATCTACCAACACTCGGCCAAAACCAATATAAGTATAATCGCCCGTAGGCAAAACAGTGACCACTAGATGAGCACAAAACATTGAATATAATATTTCCAACATAAATACATAGATCTCAACGGAGCTTagtagctcaaacatcatatctcaaatcatcttcatagtatatagtcatccatcatatatactataaagaatGTAAAAATCGATAAAGAATGGTATcccaaaatattctcagtaaagCATGATATCTTATAAAGTGTAAttccaatttactcataaacgtttcataaaacgttgccattaagtcatgctttacatgtatgcatttctaatagtaaaatatgcattttagaaggggtccactcacagatactccatCGCCGAAGAGCTGTGAGAAATAGGAAGGACATAATCGCCGCTAATAAACGCACCTACGCACATAAAGgttccaattaataaaactctatcatAATGATTGAATTTTAAAAAACAGACGTAAAAAAGGGATCTAGGACGTCAAAATTAGTTTAGGGAGGGTCTCGACCAAAACTCgaaaaaagtcaacaaaaagtcaacgttgactgGTCAaagtcaaggttctaaaaaacgctaggcgctagtcgggcggctaGCTAGCGCCTAATGCCTAGGTGGCTAGGCGGGGTCTAGacggcctaggcggatttaagtaattttattatacatcatataaattaattcaatttacTACATAATATGTGAATAAACATTGAATAATATGTtagtttttttaaaagaaaaatatatgtgTAAGAAAATATGTAAAATTTTAGACGCTTTGTATCATTTTCTAAGCCTATAAAAAAATTTTGGGCCTTTTTCATTAATAAAATGCAAGGTTGGGCCTTGTATTCCTTCTTTCACCCTTGAATAGAATTGTCCAATCCATTATAGATGGGGCGCAATGGACCCTAACCAAAAACCCAAAGCCATCTAATCCATTTATTATCCTATATTTCCTATTAGAATAAAAGAATACACTAAATATACTTGTACAGCCTCCCGATTCCTAATCACCACATCTGCAATTGCAGAtccatactctctctctctcttcttgtaAACCATAGCACCCAAATTGGCCAACGTCCGCCTGCTTCTGGTAGACTAGTCGTATTTTCCTAAGCCGCCCAGATCATCCAGCTCCTTCTAGCCCGCCCAACATCCGTTTAAACCGCCTAGTGTCCGTTTAGGCCCCCCAGGTGTCTGCCTTACCCCGCTTAATAGCTTTCTCGATTTAGTAAACGATTTTGGGTTAATCGAGACGGAACACTGCcatctagcgcctaggcggcagCCTAGAgcattttttagaacactggtcAAAGTCAACAGTCAGTGTTGATCGGAAGTCAACGGGTCCGGGTCAAACGGGTCGGTTAAAcaggttgtgcttgggcttGGTTTCGGGTTGGGCCTAAATGggtttgggtttttgggttaagGGTTTGGGGTTTTGGGCTTGGGGTAATTGGTCACAATTATAGGCTTGGGCTTGGTAGCTTGGCCCAAAGGGTCTGGTTTAGGCCGACTGCAAGATTGGATCTTAGATTTGGGTTTAAGGGTAATCGAGTAGGGTCGACCTGGTTTCAGGCCAATGGTTGGCCAGAATCTGGGCACAATTTCAAACACCCATAACTTCTTTGATACTCAaacaaatcaagtgattcaaaaatcaaagttgtagtactcaacgagataaagagaatggtaccttgcacgatggctaactcaccgtggtttggcaaaaaatgcctcgaaagcctcaaAGGTTGctgaaactaggtaaactttaaatagtcataacttcttcaatactcaacaaaatcaagtgattaaaatcatacttctcaatgagacgaagagaatggtacctttcttaATGGCTAACTCACCGTGGTTTGCTCAAAAAATGGCCTGAAAGGTCGCGGCTCGACTTGGTTTCGATCCTGACTATCCGGAGTGAAGTTCGAGGTGAGGTTGGGTGTTATAGGCTCATGAGGACGAGATAAAGCTCATGGTGCTCTTGGTTTGGGTGGTGGTGGGAGTGTTGTAGTTGTTGTTTGTGTATGTCGTGCCCTCGGGGAGGGCTAAGATAGAGAGAGccgagagagagcttagagagagagagagaaaaacttTTCAGAATATAAAGAAAGAAAGGGGAGAGGGGGAATGCACAGGATAAAGGAGAAAAAGCAAGGAAACAAGGTTGGTCCCAATGGCTCACAATTTAAGGTCACTAGAGACGAAACATGGAATACTTGAAAAACGTTTGACgtttcaaaaacataaaattttcattataactccaaatttgaATCTGTTCACGCCCACGCATTCGTGGCGATGAGTACAATAAGAATAAACTAAGAAAATTAGTCATACGCATTATGTTGAGATGGTCAAACAAAGTCAACTTAAGGGTGAAAAGGTAATTTCATAAATCCGTTAATATGAAAATACACTAAATTTGGGACGGGGTTTCACAGTAATGATCTGATGAATAAGGTCTTATCTAAATAAGACAATCTACCACTTCGTTTTCATTATAACCAGAAACCGCTTGAATCAAATTGCACacaatatttattattttggacAAGAAATGATAGTGAGATTTTATTTATCAAGCAACAAATTACACAATTACAGGGGTGTTGAGTGTGTATTTTCTTAGGACCAATAATTTAATTTGGAGATAATTTACACGGAcataaagaaaagtaaatttCCTATATGGTCACCACCACATGAATAAGAACCCATGGAAACCATTGTGAACCTAAACCATTTATTAGGTTGTAATGAATTGTTCTCATTTTACCACATTTTAAAAGTTAGGGGACCAATTTGGTTATAAAAAGGTTTAAAGACCCAAATAGAACAACTGCTAAAACTCAAGGAGCAAATTTATAATCAAGATTAAGTAATCTCTTAATTACAGTCTCTTGTAATGCTTCtcatgacacaccccaaccggaGTCGAGGCATGTTGGCTAACACCCAACAGTGACATAGCCAAAAGGAAGGTGATGCATAAAATAtggataaatttaaaccaaagtTAACATTTATTTAAGCTAATAAAGAAAGTGCGCAGTAATGGGaagaacccatttcacacgtggtGTCAGtgtataagtaaagtacaacaaggtaggatgagaattataccGTTGAAGGTAACCAcctataccaagatttgccaagaatccttgtcGATACAGAAGTTCAGctgctaaaacctggaggggcgaaaaacaagggtgagtgggcctaaaaataaagttttataaaaacattttcaaaaacataataacccctcgccgtaaaacgagtatagtttccaaaatatacaaactacgtatagtaagaaaatacttaccgtagcttGCAATATCCCAAGAATTTAATATGGCACAATATTTCGTAAGTATGCATGACATCAGTAATCACATAATCTtgcataagcaaacatatcataACGAGTGCTCATCGATATATgctgacacacaagttcatGCAGATATATTATGAGATGAACAAGACTGGGTATAACAATGATATACGctatagtactacaatcacgtgaagactggtgctACGCACaacacatacgagtcctaattgcctatagcaatctaggacatgactggcacctacaatggatccaaagcgAGCGTACAGTTCGAAgtgcacatacacgtgaaagactggccctggtCCGGGCCAGTACCGGTGCAGCAAACAATGAGCAGATAatataaatatagtcatgccataatACTAACTTAATTACGAGTTTTCATACAAAGTACGACTAATAAATGAACTATTTTAGAACGGTCGAATTTCAGAAAATGGACGGTAGATTCAGATTTGACACATCGAGAAACCTAAGGAGGGACCTCTCTCTCCCTTACCTTTTTCATTGTTAGTGAACGATCTCAAGGTTTGGACGCATTTTAGTAGGGTTTAAAAGCTGTTGGGACGAATGGACGATTTTCCTAGAAATTTTGGAAGCTTGGAACCGTGACCATTGGGCCACTTTCAGAGGATTTTTCCGACCATCTCCAGTGACATATGGCTCTCGAAACAGGTATAGTCTTGTTAGCTACATTtctaacttcaaaatggcttttgaatcatcGATTTTGGTGGTGAATTGAGCTAGATATTAGCTATGGAAGTTGGCCCAAAAATCAGGCCGAACCTATGCTTCGCGAAAATGGCGAGTACGTTTGTACTCGCAGACACGTGGGCTGCGTGTGGTGCTGCAGTGATTGGTGCGTGGCGCACACGGGCCTCGCCGGAGGTACTGTGCTCCGCCGCTGTACACGGCGGCGCCGACGACATTTCCTGCCAACTCTCCGGCGACTTAACTCGGCGCGTGTAGTATTCTGACATCATGTGTGAAATATGTTCGTTCCCTCTCACATGTGCACTCTTATACTtaagcacttttaggtttaaatttgttcacattttccacatcactatactGATGGCTTTGTCACCCTCCTAATGTCgaccaacacagctcgatttaGAGTCTAGGTGGACATTCctgatcggggtgtgtcaccacAACAGAAACACCCTTTAATTAAAATTACGAAGAAATATTATTTAAAGAGGGAATGATGGTTTGATTGATTTTGTAGCTGCACTTAGTATGCTAAACCATGGACGCTTTATTGCAGCTGaatatcctttctttttctccttgacTTGATTGGGTGTAACATATATAACATGTAATAATTAACATAGTTGGGTACaaaactcatatatatatatatatatatatatatatatatatatatatatatatatatatatggaaagaGAAAAGCAAATGCAAAATTCCATTCAATCTCAAGAGGTTCTTAAAAACAATACACAAGGATATACTTATAAAAAGGTTTAAGACTTAAACTACAACCATATATTTTGATAATTATTCCAATCACATCTTAAGCATCGATAATATGTAGACTGATAAGACTCCAACAGCTATGCAACAACTGCAGAACAAACAATAGCGTTGCCAATAAGGCGAGAACTACAGCGCTTGGTCGAATCAATATTCTGTGGAGGACTTGATTAATGGCTTGAGGAGATTATTTTCGGGAAATTGAAAGAATGTCTCAATTGCAGCCAGCTACATCTTTCATGCCTAATTCATAATGTCTCTTTTGCTATTCTCCTTTTGCTAATGCAGAATAGTCTTTTACAAATACATGGCACTACTTCAGTGTTCGTATCAATGCTTACTGCACTAGGGTAGCTTTTAGTCATTCAAACTGAGTGTTCGTTGTTTCTTCATAGGACTAATAGTCATAGTTaactataattttatttaagaaCTTGGTGTAGCTTCAAATTGGGGACCAAAACACATTGTATGCAATATAGTTATTGTCATGCAAAACATCTCCCACTGTCATGTTCATTAGTGGCTCCAGATTGTAGCCCTCTGGCTGAGGTGGATAAAAGAACAATTCCAGATTTTCTTCTCGTGGAGGACATACCTAGATTAAGAATCATGAACAAGTAAGAAGTTAAGTTTGAATATCTTCTTCCATGTCTTCTTGTGGCTAAAGACATAACTGGATTAAAAATCACAAACGAGAAGGTCTAAGTTTTGAtaaactttttgttttattaaagTGCATACTATAAACATTCAAAAAAGAATGTTTATTCTCACCTCTTGAGACATATGATCTGGAACTTCATTTTCGAAATCAGACATGGTGAAGCTAGGAGGTTCACCTTCATCACAGGTTGAAGTATCATTCTTATCGGGATAAGAATAATTATTATATCCAAATGGTGATTGCATTGCATTGCAATCATCAATTTTGGCATTGCCTTGTGGAATATCTCCCAACTCTATGTATCCTGCTGATAGGTATGTAGAGGAACCGTAATCCTGTGACTGAAGAGCATGAAAGATGCATTAAGTTTCAATGAATCGACATccataacaaaaaatttcaaagacGAGACGGTTCTCATTCTCACCTCTGGAGTCACAACAGCTGCAGCATGATCTTCAGCATTAGACACACTGTAGCTGCCAAGTTCAACTTCACCGATTGAGGTATCCTCCATATCGGAATTTTTCTTCATGCAACACAGAACAAAATCCTTCTGCATAAGTTGGATAACAATATTATGAATTATAGATCAAATTCCATTATCACACTTCAAAACTATTAATTCATGTATGTTAAACACAGAAACAGCAATCCGACACACAAAATTTTGATGCTgcataatctttttttttttggccaagaTGCTGCATAATCCAAAGATAATAAACAAAGAACAAAATAGCAAGTTCTGCAACTGAAAAAGAGAGTAACCTGATGCAGCTTAGGATTAGAGATGGCTTCACTATCAATGAGATAGAACTCGTGCATGACCCAGTCGGTTTTTATGGGTTTAGGATGACAACGTCGGTAGAATGTCAAGGTCCTCTTCTTCCCAATGACAGCTTTGGACTGCCGAGCCCTGATCGCACGCTCCTTGCCTGTGATTTTCCAGTGGCCTCCTGGTGTAGTTCGGTTGGACCGGGTGCTGTTGATGTACTTGTAATCCTTTGGGCTGAAGAAGTACCACACCATATCGTCGGATGCAATGCGAGCTGCAAATTATaacgcaaaaataaaaaaaaaaaaacaaaaaaaaaaaaggaacgaaCCAAGAATTGAGGCCAACACAATTGAAGTCTTGACAAACCAAGTACTAAAATCAGAGCAATTCTCCCTTGGGGAACTTATACATGATTGCTAGTGAGAAATTCAACACgaaataaattcaaaacaagAAATTGATGCCAACCAAATTCAGTTCTTCAAAAACAAAGTACTAAATAGAAAACACtacattttttgggaaatttttcATAACAATGGATTGTTAATGAATAATGAGAAATAAACAGTGAAGAAAGAGTGAGACAAATTTAATAATTACCAGCCAAATCCCAAGGGTCGAAGTTGCAGACATCGAATTCAGGGATGTGATCACATTTGAAATCCTTGTCCTGTTTCTTGAGCTTCAAGTAATGGTCCACCAGTTCCTCCGGAGTGGGGTGGAATCTGAACCCTACTGGGTCTGATGCCCCTCCTCCTCTTGTTTTTCTGTTGCATCCCAATGTTCCCATATGTTTCTCCTCTCTCTGTGTTTTTGTGAGTGTGAAGTTTGAACTGAGAAGAAGGTGCGATTGCAAGTAGTTTATGACTCACTTCTGAATACTCCAGTAGTATTTGATTCCAACCAATCAAGTCCTGCACTTCCCAAACAAGTCTGCTGACTTGCCACGCctttttttgataatttttagtttttatatttgttgTGCTTTTGATCAACCGCTCTTGGAAGGGTATTCTTTTAGCTTTACCCTTTACTGGGAGACAACCTCTATTGAAAgtttagccttttttttttttttttttttttcaacaaacgaCGTTAAGTGGTAagtttaacctcacaatgggttagcaataatatagttcaaattcgccttttgCGAGAATTAAATCTAAAACCTCCCACTTACAAGTGATGAGAAAATCACTaaatcgtagtactaaatggcttGGAAGTTTAGCTTTTAAAATACTTTTAATTTTGGAATCTGACCAAAGTCA from Malus domestica chromosome 01, GDT2T_hap1 includes:
- the LOC103410855 gene encoding NAC domain-containing protein 71-like encodes the protein MGTLGCNRKTRGGGASDPVGFRFHPTPEELVDHYLKLKKQDKDFKCDHIPEFDVCNFDPWDLAARIASDDMVWYFFSPKDYKYINSTRSNRTTPGGHWKITGKERAIRARQSKAVIGKKRTLTFYRRCHPKPIKTDWVMHEFYLIDSEAISNPKLHQKDFVLCCMKKNSDMEDTSIGEVELGSYSVSNAEDHAAAVVTPESQDYGSSTYLSAGYIELGDIPQGNAKIDDCNAMQSPFGYNNYSYPDKNDTSTCDEGEPPSFTMSDFENEVPDHMSQEVCPPREENLELFFYPPQPEGYNLEPLMNMTVGDVLHDNNYIAYNVFWSPI